A region from the bacterium genome encodes:
- a CDS encoding radical SAM protein — translation MNMQEFVNNSLASTSALYDGHLRRHTYLRVSVTDRCNLRCTYCMPQTGVKWRERDEILTLEELSRVIACMATAGITKVRFTGGEPLVRKDLAWLIAKVSQFPNIEKVAMTTNGILLQDHLQQLVEAGLSAVNISLDTLQSERFEKITRFDKLSDTLAGINAALRYENLTVKINMVVTADVNDDELCDFIEYFCDTPVELRFIEYMPFRGTQWQPASLLPFSEILLRVSEKYLLIADPNKSIHATAKQYRIPGKQLK, via the coding sequence ATGAATATGCAAGAATTCGTGAATAACTCGCTTGCTTCGACGAGCGCTCTGTACGACGGTCACCTCCGTCGTCATACCTACTTGCGAGTGTCGGTTACCGACCGTTGTAATCTGAGATGTACTTATTGTATGCCACAAACCGGCGTAAAATGGCGTGAGCGTGATGAAATTCTCACATTGGAAGAATTGTCTCGAGTCATTGCATGTATGGCAACTGCAGGAATTACAAAAGTGCGCTTTACCGGAGGTGAACCGCTCGTTCGCAAGGATTTAGCCTGGTTGATTGCAAAAGTATCGCAATTTCCAAACATCGAAAAAGTAGCAATGACAACGAACGGTATACTCTTGCAGGATCATCTTCAACAATTGGTGGAAGCGGGACTAAGTGCTGTTAACATCAGTCTTGACACGCTTCAATCGGAGCGGTTCGAGAAAATAACCCGCTTTGATAAATTATCGGATACTTTGGCCGGAATTAACGCTGCACTTCGGTATGAAAATCTAACCGTGAAAATTAACATGGTTGTTACTGCGGATGTTAATGATGATGAGTTGTGCGATTTTATCGAATATTTTTGTGATACACCAGTCGAATTACGGTTCATCGAGTATATGCCGTTTCGTGGAACCCAATGGCAACCTGCGAGTTTGCTCCCGTTTTCAGAAATCTTACTGCGCGTTTCGGAAAAATACCTGCTTATTGCAGATCCAAACAAATCCATTCATGCGACAGCAAAACAGTATCGCATTCCGGGCAAGCAACTAAAA
- a CDS encoding molybdenum cofactor guanylyltransferase, with product MTRQDNGEPNHIAGVILTGGMSLRMGSPKAMLPMPDGKPILSHVAEALIGAGLLVYCVGICPEFLPDLFPYRFIPDMLPNAGPMGGIATILQSGIADGYIIVGCDQPFLTPSIVTPLMSDDAQCIRLYRNNNKERLAPLPGYYPARSADVAFAIAQSENRSVHRFIEQLHVEWVTISSVQSHLLRGVNTPNEYARIRE from the coding sequence ATGACTCGACAAGACAACGGAGAACCAAATCACATCGCTGGGGTTATCCTAACCGGCGGTATGAGTTTGCGGATGGGTTCGCCAAAAGCCATGCTCCCGATGCCCGATGGTAAACCAATTCTCTCGCATGTTGCGGAAGCATTGATAGGGGCTGGCCTTCTTGTTTATTGTGTTGGAATCTGTCCAGAGTTCCTTCCAGACTTGTTTCCTTATCGATTCATCCCTGACATGTTGCCAAATGCAGGTCCGATGGGGGGCATAGCTACGATTCTGCAAAGTGGTATTGCAGATGGTTATATTATTGTCGGTTGTGACCAGCCATTTCTTACCCCTTCTATCGTTACTCCATTGATGTCAGATGACGCTCAGTGTATACGATTGTATCGCAATAACAACAAAGAAAGATTAGCGCCATTACCCGGATACTATCCGGCGCGATCTGCTGATGTAGCGTTCGCAATTGCACAATCGGAAAACCGCTCCGTACATCGATTTATCGAACAACTCCATGTCGAATGGGTTACGATTTCTTCAGTACAATCGCATTTGTTGCGGGGTGTCAATACCCCTAATGAATATGCAAGAATTCGTGAATAA
- a CDS encoding rhodanese-like domain-containing protein → MKMGWSKLSRNRRLALIAIGLGALAIVAGSPYRGAKVTIDTKELSLLVNNEVDHIDVLSLADWLIQGKADFRLIDLRTEKEYSEYHIPQSENIPIASLVTAAIPRSEKVILYSEGGIHSAQAWFFLRSNQYRRAYILRGGLEEWKDRVLFPKLPENANAEASQQFKKIIEVSKHFGGSPQTGAAAEQTTMQKELPKLPAVGVFPVVPTGGGKKKKEGC, encoded by the coding sequence ATGAAAATGGGTTGGTCAAAACTGTCTCGCAATCGTAGGCTTGCATTAATTGCTATCGGGTTAGGAGCTTTAGCGATTGTCGCTGGTTCGCCCTATCGCGGGGCAAAAGTAACGATCGACACGAAGGAGCTTTCACTACTCGTCAATAACGAGGTCGATCATATTGATGTGTTGTCGCTTGCCGATTGGCTGATACAAGGAAAAGCCGATTTCCGCTTGATCGACCTCCGGACGGAAAAAGAGTATTCTGAGTATCATATTCCACAGTCGGAGAATATCCCGATAGCTTCACTAGTAACTGCGGCAATTCCCCGCTCTGAAAAAGTAATCCTCTATTCGGAGGGCGGCATTCATTCTGCCCAGGCATGGTTTTTCCTTCGATCAAATCAGTATCGCAGGGCGTATATTCTACGAGGAGGATTGGAGGAGTGGAAGGATCGCGTTCTGTTTCCAAAGCTACCAGAGAATGCCAACGCTGAAGCAAGCCAGCAGTTTAAAAAGATAATCGAGGTCAGTAAACACTTTGGCGGTTCGCCGCAAACCGGTGCTGCCGCCGAGCAAACAACAATGCAAAAAGAGTTGCCGAAACTACCTGCAGTAGGTGTGTTCCCGGTAGTTCCAACCGGTGGAGGCAAGAAGAAAAAAGAAGGCTGCTAA
- a CDS encoding YeeE/YedE family protein, producing MNAPLYKFGVFGDEISLIVAFLIGIGFGFFLERAGFGSSKKLVAQFYLTDLSVFKVMFTAIVTAMLGLFWLSWIGFVDLSQVYLNPTYLMPQIVGGLVLGIGFAIGGYCPGTSCVAAATGKLDGVAYLLGVIFGIFVFGAMFPLLKSFFYATPMGNITLPQLLHVPYGFIVFAVVLMAVGGFAGAEWVEKKMAAKS from the coding sequence ATGAACGCACCGTTATACAAGTTTGGGGTTTTTGGCGATGAAATCAGCTTGATAGTAGCTTTTCTGATCGGAATCGGTTTCGGTTTCTTTCTCGAACGTGCTGGTTTTGGCAGCAGTAAAAAACTCGTCGCGCAATTCTATTTAACCGATCTCAGTGTCTTCAAAGTAATGTTTACAGCAATCGTTACTGCGATGTTAGGTCTCTTTTGGTTATCGTGGATTGGATTCGTCGATCTATCACAAGTGTATCTCAATCCAACATATCTAATGCCGCAAATCGTCGGCGGATTAGTGCTTGGAATCGGGTTTGCAATTGGCGGCTATTGCCCCGGAACGTCCTGTGTCGCGGCTGCAACTGGCAAGCTTGACGGTGTTGCATATTTGCTCGGAGTCATTTTCGGAATCTTCGTTTTCGGTGCAATGTTCCCCTTGTTGAAGTCTTTTTTCTATGCAACGCCGATGGGAAACATCACTTTGCCTCAATTGTTGCATGTTCCCTATGGATTCATCGTGTTTGCCGTTGTATTGATGGCAGTGGGTGGTTTTGCTGGCGCGGAGTGGGTCGAAAAGAAAATGGCTGCCAAGTCATAA
- a CDS encoding YeeE/YedE family protein, giving the protein MSDVSAAILTNQPHSNPAEAVVKKPQPYSNPYLAGIGLGLVLLAAFVVMGRGLGASGAFSSLVAMGVQSTVPTHATTNEFYAEYLADTSKSPLKDWLVFEVLGVFVGGFLSGMLAHRVNVTTERGPRISVTGRLAFAFLGGALMGFGAKLARGCTSGQALTGGALLNVGSWAFMMMVFGGAYAVAYFIRRQWK; this is encoded by the coding sequence ATGTCAGATGTCTCTGCCGCTATCCTCACAAACCAGCCGCATTCGAATCCAGCCGAAGCGGTCGTGAAGAAGCCGCAACCGTATTCCAACCCCTATCTTGCAGGTATTGGATTAGGGCTGGTATTGCTCGCGGCATTTGTTGTGATGGGACGTGGTCTTGGCGCCTCCGGAGCATTCTCATCGCTGGTTGCAATGGGTGTCCAAAGCACTGTGCCAACTCATGCCACGACCAATGAGTTTTATGCCGAATATCTTGCAGACACTTCAAAAAGTCCATTAAAAGATTGGCTGGTGTTTGAAGTACTCGGAGTGTTTGTTGGAGGATTCTTGTCCGGTATGCTTGCTCATCGAGTGAACGTAACAACGGAACGTGGTCCGAGAATATCAGTAACCGGTCGGCTCGCCTTTGCATTTTTGGGTGGAGCCCTTATGGGATTCGGAGCGAAACTTGCTCGTGGTTGTACCAGTGGACAGGCTTTGACCGGAGGAGCATTACTAAATGTCGGAAGTTGGGCGTTTATGATGATGGTGTTTGGAGGAGCGTATGCAGTGGCATACTTCATTCGGAGACAGTGGAAATGA
- the nrfD gene encoding polysulfide reductase NrfD — protein sequence MHEVTITRHNIQIDPVMHIWEWQIPVYLFLGGLVAGMMMIGGYFLLSGRHKTSRSMCYTMPLLGIVFLSLGMFALFLDLEHKLYVWRLYTTFQPTSPMSWGSWILLLVYPALLATILLKIHEHIPFFLKSRLSFLMKLSSRISDLPNSYRIIGIVNMALGAVLGMYTGILLSALGARPLWNSSILWFLFVISGLSAAAAFVHLIAQEKFERELLAKADNGFLIIELFVIVLFLVGLLSSTAAHQNAAKLLLIGEYAAPFWVFVVGIGIVIPLVVQSLAVTHKVKHTPIAPLLVIGGGIVLRFIIVAAGQQSSWLLTPQNNPVITVLH from the coding sequence ATGCACGAAGTAACGATAACCCGTCATAACATCCAGATCGACCCCGTAATGCACATTTGGGAATGGCAAATCCCGGTCTATCTGTTTTTAGGGGGATTGGTTGCCGGTATGATGATGATTGGAGGGTACTTCTTGTTATCGGGACGACACAAAACATCTCGCAGCATGTGTTATACGATGCCGTTGCTTGGTATCGTTTTTCTTTCGCTTGGGATGTTTGCATTGTTTCTCGATCTCGAACACAAGCTCTATGTCTGGCGGTTGTACACTACCTTCCAACCAACATCACCCATGTCGTGGGGTTCGTGGATTTTGCTTCTTGTCTATCCTGCGCTGCTCGCAACAATCCTCTTGAAGATACATGAACACATCCCATTCTTCCTGAAAAGTAGATTGTCGTTCTTAATGAAGTTGTCGAGTCGAATATCTGACTTACCGAATTCCTATCGAATCATCGGTATCGTTAATATGGCTTTGGGCGCAGTGCTGGGGATGTACACCGGTATTCTGCTCAGTGCATTGGGAGCGCGTCCCTTATGGAATAGTTCGATTCTCTGGTTTCTCTTTGTGATTTCGGGTCTGTCCGCGGCGGCTGCATTCGTTCATCTAATCGCTCAAGAGAAATTCGAGCGGGAGCTTCTCGCAAAAGCTGATAACGGATTTCTGATCATTGAGTTGTTTGTTATCGTTTTATTTCTGGTTGGATTATTGTCGTCGACCGCCGCTCATCAAAACGCAGCCAAACTCTTGTTGATTGGCGAGTACGCCGCGCCGTTCTGGGTATTTGTTGTCGGGATTGGTATTGTGATTCCTCTTGTTGTGCAAAGCCTTGCCGTCACACATAAAGTGAAACACACCCCTATTGCTCCGCTGCTTGTCATTGGCGGCGGTATCGTCTTGCGGTTCATTATCGTCGCAGCCGGACAGCAAAGTAGTTGGCTACTCACACCACAGAATAATCCGGTTATAACAGTTTTACACTGA
- a CDS encoding 4Fe-4S dicluster domain-containing protein, protein MARFAMVIDTLKCVSCMDCVIACKTENHVPQGFDRDWLTQEVTGKFPDLHMELRSERCNHCDNPPCVYCCPTGASHIHDLGGVILVEQVKCIGCKACLAACPYDARFIHPDGYADKCTFCIHRVEQGKNPACVSVCPTHCMYFGDIEDPESEVSKHLRSRKYHALLPEAGTAPHVYYLS, encoded by the coding sequence ATGGCGCGCTTTGCAATGGTGATCGATACGCTGAAATGCGTCAGTTGCATGGATTGTGTTATCGCATGTAAAACAGAGAACCATGTTCCGCAAGGTTTTGATCGCGATTGGTTGACGCAGGAGGTTACCGGAAAATTCCCTGACTTGCATATGGAGTTGAGGAGCGAACGTTGCAACCACTGCGACAATCCGCCTTGTGTTTACTGTTGTCCGACTGGTGCCAGCCATATCCATGATTTAGGCGGGGTCATCTTGGTCGAACAAGTTAAGTGTATTGGATGCAAAGCTTGCCTCGCAGCTTGTCCCTATGATGCCCGCTTCATTCATCCTGATGGTTATGCCGATAAATGTACATTTTGTATCCATCGGGTGGAGCAAGGAAAAAATCCAGCATGTGTCTCGGTTTGCCCAACCCATTGTATGTATTTCGGAGATATTGAAGATCCCGAGAGTGAAGTCAGTAAGCATTTGCGATCGCGTAAGTATCACGCCCTGTTGCCGGAAGCTGGCACTGCACCACATGTCTATTACTTGAGTTAG
- a CDS encoding molybdopterin-dependent oxidoreductase, whose protein sequence is MQNFDLLVVVDVVPSEIAGWADVILPESVYLERHDDLNVEWFREPFIALRQPVVKAPHDQKPNWWMAKQLAGKLGLSHYFPWQDIEEYFTTRLSKAGYDYAQLKRDGVIVGAHHPIFQEEGVPLEFPTPSGKVEFYSLQLLQAGYDPIPKFTPPEEPPPGYFRLLYGRAPMHSFSRTQTNRLLSDVMSENEIWLNADVALRLELKSGDKVKLKNQDGIVSDPIKVKVTERIRPDSVFMVHGFGHTVKRVKHTYRKGASDSQLITKYRVDPLMGGTAMNVNFVTIVPGEV, encoded by the coding sequence ATTCAAAACTTTGATTTACTTGTCGTAGTCGATGTTGTTCCGAGTGAAATTGCAGGGTGGGCAGATGTGATACTCCCCGAATCGGTTTACCTCGAGCGTCACGACGACCTCAATGTCGAATGGTTCCGCGAACCGTTTATAGCATTGCGACAGCCAGTTGTGAAAGCACCGCATGATCAAAAGCCGAATTGGTGGATGGCGAAGCAACTTGCCGGTAAATTAGGATTATCCCATTACTTTCCATGGCAAGATATCGAGGAATACTTCACAACAAGGTTATCGAAAGCTGGTTACGACTATGCTCAATTGAAGCGCGATGGAGTAATCGTCGGAGCGCATCATCCAATCTTCCAAGAAGAAGGCGTGCCGCTTGAGTTTCCCACCCCATCGGGAAAAGTTGAATTCTATTCCTTACAGTTGCTGCAAGCGGGATACGATCCAATTCCCAAATTCACCCCACCGGAAGAACCGCCACCGGGATATTTCCGTTTACTATATGGTCGAGCGCCGATGCACTCTTTCAGCCGAACCCAAACCAATCGTCTACTTTCGGATGTAATGTCGGAAAATGAAATCTGGTTGAATGCCGATGTTGCTCTACGACTCGAGTTAAAGAGTGGCGATAAAGTGAAGTTGAAGAATCAAGATGGTATTGTCAGCGACCCAATCAAAGTAAAAGTGACTGAGCGAATTCGACCCGATTCTGTGTTCATGGTTCATGGATTCGGGCACACGGTGAAGCGGGTAAAGCATACCTACCGCAAAGGTGCCAGCGATTCGCAACTTATTACTAAGTATCGAGTCGATCCGTTGATGGGGGGGACGGCGATGAATGTGAACTTCGTTACTATCGTACCGGGCGAGGTGTAA
- a CDS encoding molybdopterin-dependent oxidoreductase: MDPLSRRRFLKIAGVGATAAATAPLVDWSKLVAQATDVIDGKNKSHLEMIPTFCDICFWKCSAIAHVIDGKMWKVEGNPLDPLCRGRLCPRGTGGVGAHYDPDRLRAPLMRRKARGGEEWTEVTWDEALGYIADKMTKMKAQYGAEAMALFSHGIGGNFFKHLFKAYGSPNITAPSFAQCRGPRDVGFRLTFGEDVGSPERTDIKNAQCIVLIGSHLGENMHNSQVQEFAEAIGNGAALIVADPRFSIAAGKAKWYLPVKPGTDLALLLAWMNVLVTERLYDIEFVAKYGFGFEQFAAEIAQYTPEWAYPVTTIDPEKIRNTAREMARYRPATLIHPGRHVTWYGDDAQRSRAIALLNALMGNWGKKGGFYTPASLDVPGYPYPHYPPSEKEKVDNPEHRYPFAHETITNGIREATITGKPYPVKVLFVYSTNLLQALPS; encoded by the coding sequence ATGGACCCGTTATCCCGAAGAAGGTTTTTAAAGATTGCAGGTGTGGGTGCCACTGCCGCCGCAACCGCTCCACTTGTCGATTGGTCGAAACTCGTTGCACAAGCTACGGACGTTATCGACGGAAAAAATAAATCCCACCTCGAAATGATACCTACGTTTTGCGATATCTGTTTTTGGAAATGCAGCGCAATTGCACACGTTATCGATGGTAAAATGTGGAAAGTCGAAGGGAATCCATTAGATCCGTTATGCCGCGGGAGACTGTGTCCCCGGGGTACCGGCGGTGTAGGAGCCCACTACGATCCCGACCGGTTACGAGCGCCACTCATGCGAAGAAAAGCGCGCGGTGGGGAAGAGTGGACGGAAGTTACCTGGGATGAGGCACTCGGTTACATTGCCGATAAAATGACGAAGATGAAAGCGCAGTATGGTGCTGAAGCGATGGCGTTGTTTAGCCACGGCATCGGTGGAAATTTCTTCAAACATCTCTTCAAGGCTTACGGTTCGCCGAATATCACAGCTCCCTCGTTTGCTCAATGTCGCGGTCCCCGTGATGTTGGATTTCGACTCACCTTTGGCGAAGATGTGGGTTCACCGGAACGCACGGATATAAAAAACGCCCAATGTATCGTATTGATTGGATCGCATCTCGGTGAAAACATGCACAACAGTCAAGTGCAGGAATTCGCGGAAGCGATTGGTAATGGCGCAGCTTTAATTGTCGCCGATCCCCGCTTTTCAATTGCAGCCGGAAAAGCCAAATGGTATTTACCGGTTAAGCCCGGTACCGATCTTGCCTTACTCTTGGCTTGGATGAATGTACTTGTAACTGAACGGCTATACGATATCGAGTTTGTAGCAAAGTATGGTTTTGGATTTGAGCAATTTGCTGCTGAAATCGCACAATACACGCCGGAATGGGCATATCCTGTCACAACCATTGATCCCGAGAAAATTCGTAACACCGCACGGGAAATGGCGCGCTATCGCCCTGCGACACTCATTCACCCTGGACGTCATGTAACTTGGTACGGTGACGATGCTCAGCGCAGTCGCGCAATTGCATTACTCAATGCTTTGATGGGAAATTGGGGCAAGAAAGGCGGTTTCTACACTCCGGCTTCGCTTGACGTTCCCGGTTATCCTTATCCGCACTATCCACCATCAGAAAAGGAAAAAGTTGACAATCCCGAACACAGATACCCATTCGCCCACGAGACGATTACGAACGGTATCCGTGAAGCAACAATCACAGGAAAGCCTTATCCCGTAAAAGTTTTGTTCGTATACTCTACGAACTTATTGCAAGCATTGCCCAGTTAA
- a CDS encoding LysR family transcriptional regulator, translating into MILDKRMQVFLAVANAGSFSKAARQLGLSQPALSFHVKSLESDLGEELFNRQGRKISLTPVGLELFRSGNKLAAQVQSIEIELTRFSKHIHSKIGLGGDSLTCAYTLPWTVAAYRKAHPATVFSYRHFNRELLIEGIAEGTLDIGFAGSKVEHRKIDVQPCFNDEVILVAASNSPAKVITCEGLRELPIIWLTSDQGLEMAVQQALKLHGILPNQLPIAIEVEELPLAKSFVEAGFGAAFMSRIAVLSELRNHQLREVKIHRLEITRTTYRLTRKEKQPRENINEFITYLQQQLWVEKLALPSS; encoded by the coding sequence ATGATCCTCGATAAACGAATGCAGGTGTTTTTGGCGGTCGCAAATGCAGGTAGTTTCAGTAAAGCAGCTCGTCAATTGGGTTTAAGTCAACCGGCACTAAGCTTTCATGTTAAGTCGCTTGAATCGGATCTTGGAGAAGAGCTTTTCAACCGGCAAGGGAGAAAAATATCACTGACTCCGGTTGGCTTAGAGCTGTTTCGCAGTGGCAATAAACTCGCCGCTCAAGTTCAAAGTATAGAGATTGAACTAACCCGTTTTAGTAAGCACATTCATAGCAAGATTGGATTGGGCGGCGATTCGCTTACTTGTGCATATACACTACCGTGGACAGTGGCTGCTTACCGAAAAGCCCATCCAGCAACAGTTTTTAGTTACCGTCACTTCAACCGAGAGTTGCTCATTGAGGGAATCGCCGAGGGGACACTCGATATTGGATTTGCGGGGAGTAAAGTAGAACACCGAAAGATCGATGTTCAACCTTGTTTCAACGATGAAGTTATTCTTGTTGCTGCCAGTAATTCTCCCGCAAAAGTGATTACCTGTGAGGGATTACGTGAATTGCCCATTATCTGGTTGACATCGGACCAAGGGCTGGAAATGGCAGTACAACAAGCGTTAAAATTACACGGAATATTGCCAAATCAATTACCTATTGCGATCGAAGTAGAAGAGTTGCCGCTTGCAAAATCATTTGTCGAGGCGGGATTCGGGGCAGCATTCATGTCACGAATAGCTGTTTTATCAGAGTTGCGAAATCATCAACTACGTGAAGTGAAAATCCATAGATTAGAGATTACTCGGACAACTTACCGGCTCACTCGAAAAGAAAAACAGCCACGTGAAAATATCAACGAGTTTATCACTTATCTACAGCAACAGCTTTGGGTGGAGAAACTCGCTTTACCCTCTTCGTGA
- a CDS encoding beta-N-acetylhexosaminidase: protein MIPLPNRIIESDETIKISGTTQWMVADNEPDANSVIAYLQSQFKILETLYSPLATENQRTYRIEFRKRAQPIESEEEYTIKLQHEVGLIEAYSRNGFFYAAQTLLQLLEVDLHESGSWSLPIVELADAPRFPWRGMHLDVSRHFYTVAEVKRFLNYLARYKFNRFHWHLTDDHGWRIESKRYPRLTEIGAWRTDALGNRYGGFYTREEIEEVVAYAETLCITVVPEIELPGHSRAALAAYPELGCTGVVQPVPTEWGVFEDVYCSGKEATFEFLTTILDEVIELFPGQYIHIGGDECPKVRWKQCPHCHARMKSEGIDSFEELQSYFVHRIVKHLQERGKQAIGWDEILEGGLAQSAIVMSWRGVAGGIAAVEAGHQAIMSPTSHCYFDYYQGPRETEPEAFPNDLPLARVYEFDPFPPELSLEQSKSILGGQGNVWTERIPNWSHLEYMLFPRITAMAEALWTKPERRDYADFMKRVEQEIPIWQQRRISFRKP from the coding sequence ATGATACCACTCCCTAATCGGATAATCGAGAGCGATGAGACGATAAAAATCTCTGGAACGACCCAGTGGATGGTTGCTGACAACGAGCCGGATGCAAATTCGGTCATTGCCTACTTACAGTCGCAGTTTAAAATATTGGAAACGCTCTACTCGCCTTTGGCAACTGAAAATCAGCGTACCTATCGTATCGAATTTCGCAAACGTGCGCAACCGATCGAGTCGGAAGAAGAGTATACTATCAAGTTGCAACACGAAGTAGGTTTGATTGAGGCGTATTCACGCAACGGTTTCTTCTATGCTGCGCAGACATTGTTACAACTCCTTGAAGTCGACCTTCACGAATCAGGTAGTTGGTCGTTACCAATTGTAGAATTAGCCGATGCGCCAAGGTTTCCATGGCGCGGCATGCATCTCGACGTCAGTCGCCATTTTTATACCGTGGCGGAAGTGAAGCGTTTTCTCAACTATCTCGCCCGTTACAAATTTAACCGTTTTCATTGGCATCTAACCGACGATCACGGGTGGCGAATCGAATCGAAGCGCTATCCGCGATTGACGGAAATTGGCGCATGGCGTACCGACGCGCTCGGGAACCGGTATGGCGGCTTCTACACCCGTGAGGAGATTGAAGAGGTTGTCGCCTACGCCGAAACTCTTTGTATCACAGTCGTACCGGAAATTGAGTTGCCAGGTCACTCACGGGCAGCGCTTGCCGCCTATCCCGAATTAGGTTGCACGGGAGTTGTGCAACCGGTACCGACCGAATGGGGTGTCTTCGAAGACGTTTATTGTTCGGGTAAAGAAGCGACCTTCGAGTTTCTCACAACAATTCTCGATGAAGTTATCGAGCTCTTTCCCGGGCAGTACATCCATATCGGCGGGGATGAGTGTCCGAAAGTCCGTTGGAAACAGTGCCCCCATTGCCATGCCCGGATGAAATCGGAAGGAATCGACTCGTTTGAAGAGTTGCAAAGCTATTTCGTTCACAGAATCGTTAAGCATTTGCAGGAGCGGGGCAAGCAAGCGATTGGTTGGGACGAGATTCTGGAGGGCGGCTTAGCGCAAAGTGCGATTGTCATGTCGTGGCGCGGCGTTGCCGGCGGTATCGCAGCTGTTGAGGCAGGTCATCAGGCGATTATGTCGCCGACCTCGCACTGCTATTTCGATTACTACCAAGGTCCCCGTGAGACCGAACCAGAAGCTTTTCCCAATGATTTACCCTTAGCGCGGGTGTACGAATTCGATCCCTTTCCACCCGAGCTTTCGCTCGAACAAAGTAAATCGATTCTTGGGGGACAGGGGAATGTCTGGACCGAGCGAATCCCGAACTGGAGCCATCTGGAATACATGCTGTTTCCAAGAATTACCGCGATGGCGGAAGCGCTCTGGACGAAGCCAGAGCGGCGGGATTATGCAGATTTCATGAAACGAGTCGAACAAGAGATACCAATTTGGCAACAGCGAAGGATCAGTTTTCGGAAGCCATGA